Proteins from one Mus musculus strain 129S6/SvEvTac chromosome 16 genomic contig, GRCm38.p6 alternate locus group 129S6/SvEvTac 129S6/SVEVTAC_MMCHR16_CTG1 genomic window:
- the Arvcf gene encoding armadillo repeat protein deleted in velo-cardio-facial syndrome homolog isoform 2 (isoform 2 is encoded by transcript variant 3), with protein sequence MEDCNVHSAASILASVKEQEARFERLTRALEQERRHVALQLERAQQPGMSSGGMVGSGQPLPMAWQQLVLQEQSPGSQASLATMPEAPEVLEETVTVEEDPGTPTSHVSIVTSEDGTTRRTETKVTKTVKTVTTRTVRQVPLGPDGLPLLDGGPPLGSFADGPLDRHYLLRGGGGPAATLSRTYHSSGGGFPDGPESRDIPSYGSLSRGLGVRPPRTGLLGPGPGDGCFTLPGRREAFPMGSESGPPSGRSLPEHFQAEPYGLEDDTRSLAADDEGGPDLEPDYSTATRRRPEYGRGLRARAFEDTADDAGELIEERPPFPAATAPLAQPERGSLGSLDRVVRRSPSVDSTRKEPRWRDPELPEVLAMLRHPVDPVKANAAAYLQHLCFENEGIKRRVRQLRGLPLLVALLDHPRAEVRRRACGALRNLSYGRDTDNKAAIRDCGGVPALVRLLRAARDNEVRELVTGTLWNLSSYEPLKMVIIDHGLQTLTHEVIVPHSGWEREPNEDSKPRDAEWTTVFKNTSGCLRNVSSDGAEARRRLRECEGLVDALLHALQSAVGRKDTDNKSVENCVCIMRNLSYHVHKEVPGADRYQEAEPGIPGSTTSQRRRKDDASCFGGKKAKGKKDAEMDRNFDTLDLPKRTEAAKGFELLYQPEVVRLYLSLLTESRNFNTLEAAAGALQNLSAGNWTWATYIRATVRKERGLPVLVELLQSETDKVVRAVAIALRNLSLDQRNKDLIGSYAMTELVRNVRNAQAPAHPSAHLEEDTVVAVLNTIHEIVSDSLDNARSLLQARGVPALVALVASSQSVREAKAASHVLQTVWSYKELRGALQRDGWTKSRFQSASTAKGPKGTPSSGGFDDSTLPLVDKSLDGEKSNTRDVIPMDTLGPDGYATVDRRERRTLGSDSTGDTSEKELLRPDPGRKAPPPGPSRPSVRLVDAVGDTKPQPVDSWV encoded by the exons ATGGAGGACTGCAACGTGCATTCGGCCGCCAGCATTTTGGCCTCGGTGAAGGAACAGGAGGCCCGTTTCGAGCGGCTGACACGGGCACTAGAACAAGAACGGCGCCATGTTGCCCTGCAGCTGGAGCGTGCCCAGCAGCCTGGCATGAGCAGTGGTGGTATGGTGGGCAGTGGGCAGCCCCTGCCAATGGCCTGGCAGCAGCTGGTTCTGCAG GAGCAGAGCCCGGGTAGCCAGGCATCGCTGGCCACGATGCCAGAGGCACCCGAGGTACTGGAGGAGACAGTGACTGTGGAGGAAGACCCTGGCACCCCCACCTCTCACGTGTCCATCGTCACATCAGAAGATGGTACAACCCGGCGGACTGAGACTAAG GTCACTAAGACGGTCAAGACTGTGACCACAAGGACAGTACGCCAGGTGCCTTTGGGCCCAGATGGACTCCCCTTGCTGGACGGCGGCCCTCCACTTGGCTCTTTTGCTGACGGGCCCCTGGACCGGCATTACCTActtcgtggtggtggtggtccagCAGCCACACTCTCCCGAACCTACCACAGCAGTGGAGGTGGCTTTCCCGATGGCCCCGAGTCCCGTGATATTCCAAGCTATGGCAGCTTGTCCCGAGGGCTCGGGGTACGGCCACCACGTACTGGCCTCCTGGGCCCAGGACCTGGTGATGGCTGTTTCACACTGCCTGGCCGCCGAGAAGCCTTCCCCATGGGCTCTGAATCCGGACCACCAAGCGGCCGCTCTCTGCCTGAGCATTTCCAAGCTGAACCATATGGCCTGGAGGATGATACACGGAGCCTGGCTGCGGATGATGAGGGTGGCCCCGACCTGGAGCCTGACTATAGCACGGCAACCCGGAGAAGACCTGAGTACGGGCGGGGCCTTCGTGCCAG GGCCTTTGAAGACACAGCAGATGATGCTGGTGAGCTGATAGAAGAGCGTCCCCCATTTCCAGCAGCAACAGCCCCTCTGGCCCAGCCTGAGAGGGGCAGCCTGGGCAGCTTGGACCGAGTAGTGCGGCGCTCACCTTCAGTGGATAGCACCCGCAAGGAGCCACGCTGGCGGGACCCCGAGCTGCCAGAGGTGTTGGCCATGCTGCGGCACCCTGTGGACCCTGTGAAAGCCAATGCTGCAGCCTACCTGCAGCACCTCTGCTTTGAGAACGAGGGTATTAAGCGGCGAGTGCGGCAGCTGCGTGGGCTCCCCCTGCTTGTGGCATTACTAGATCACCCTCGGGCTGAGGTGCGGCGCCGGGCCTGTGGGGCACTGCGCAACCTCTCCTATGGCCGGGATACTGACAACAAGGCCGCCATCCGGGACTGCGGGGGCGTGCCAGCCCTGGTGCGCCTACTGCGGGCGGCCCGTGACAATGAGGTCCGTGAGCTGGTCACTG GCACACTCTGGAACCTGTCATCCTACGAGCCCCTGAAGATGGTCATCATTGACCACGGCTTACAGACTCTGACCCATGAGGTCATCGTGCCCCATTCCGGCTGGGAGCGAGAGCCTAACGAAGACTCGAAGCCCCGGGATGCCGAGTGGACAACAGTCTTCAAGAACACATCAGGCTGCCTGAG GAATGTGAGCTCAGATGGTGCAGAGGCCCGGCGGCGACTCCGTGAGTGCGAAGGGCTGGTGGACGCTCTCCTACATGCCCTGCAGTCAGCTGTGGGCAGGAAAGACACAGATAATAAG TCAGTAGAGAACTGTGTGTGCATCATGCGGAACCTGTCCTACCACGTGCACAAAGAAGTTCCAGGGGCTGACAGGTACCAGGAGGCAGAGCCTGGGATCCCGGGCAGCACAACCTCCCAGCGACGGAGGAAGGATGACGCCAGCTGCTTTGGTGGCAAGAAAGCaaaag GGAAGAAGGATGCAGAGATGGACCGGAACTTTGACACACTGGACCTGCCTAAACGAACGGAGGCTGCAAAAG GCTTCGAGCTGCTGTACCAGCCGGAGGTGGTACGTCTCTACCTCTCACTCCTTACGGAGAGCCGGAACTTCAACACCCTGGAAGCTGCAGCCGGTGCCCTGCAAAACCTCAGTGCTGGCAACTGGACG TGGGCCACGTACATCCGTGCCACAGTGCGCAAGGAACGTGGGCTGCCAGTACTGGTGGAACTGCTACAGTCTGAGACCGACAAGGTGGTGCGCGCTGTAGCCATCGCGCTGCGCAACCTCTCACTAGACCAGCGGAACAAAGACCTCATCG GGAGCTATGCCATGACAGAGCTGGTTCGGAATGTTCGCAATGCACAGGCTCCCGCTCACCCCAGTGCCCACCTGGAGGAGGATACTGTGGTTGCCGTGCTCAACACCATCCATGAGATCGTGTCCGACAGCCTGGACAATGCTCGCTCCCTCCTGCAGGCCCGTGGTGTGCCTGCCCTGGTAGCACTTGTGGCCTCCAG ccagTCAGTGCGGGAGGCCAAGGCAGCATCACACGTGCTACAGACTGTATGGAGCTACAAGGAGCTGCGTGGAGCCCTGCAGAGGGATGGCTGGACGAAGTCACGCTTCCAG TCTGCTAGCACTGCCAAAGGACCCAAAGGGACACCAAGTTCTGGCGGCTTTGATGACAGCACACTGCCACTGGTAGACAAGAGCCTTG ATGGGGAGAAGTCAAACACCCGGGATGTGATCCCCATGGATACCCTTGGTCCAG ATGGTTACGCCACAGTTGACCGGAGGGAGAGGAGGACACTGGGCAGTGACTCCACAGGGGACACCTCTGAGAAAGAACTATTGAGA CCCGATCCTGGCAGGAAGGCCCCTCCGCCTGGGCCCAGCAGGCCCTCGGTCAGGCTGGTGGACGCCGTGGGGGACACTAAGCCTCAGCCTGTTGACTCCTGGGTCTAG
- the Arvcf gene encoding armadillo repeat protein deleted in velo-cardio-facial syndrome homolog isoform 1 (isoform 1 is encoded by transcript variant 2), whose translation MEDCNVHSAASILASVKEQEARFERLTRALEQERRHVALQLERAQQPGMSSGGMVGSGQPLPMAWQQLVLQEQSPGSQASLATMPEAPEVLEETVTVEEDPGTPTSHVSIVTSEDGTTRRTETKVTKTVKTVTTRTVRQVPLGPDGLPLLDGGPPLGSFADGPLDRHYLLRGGGGPAATLSRTYHSSGGGFPDGPESRDIPSYGSLSRGLGVRPPRTGLLGPGPGDGCFTLPGRREAFPMGSESGPPSGRSLPEHFQAEPYGLEDDTRSLAADDEGGPDLEPDYSTATRRRPEYGRGLRARAFEDTADDAGELIEERPPFPAATAPLAQPERGSLGSLDRVVRRSPSVDSTRKEPRWRDPELPEVLAMLRHPVDPVKANAAAYLQHLCFENEGIKRRVRQLRGLPLLVALLDHPRAEVRRRACGALRNLSYGRDTDNKAAIRDCGGVPALVRLLRAARDNEVRELVTGTLWNLSSYEPLKMVIIDHGLQTLTHEVIVPHSGWEREPNEDSKPRDAEWTTVFKNTSGCLRNVSSDGAEARRRLRECEGLVDALLHALQSAVGRKDTDNKSVENCVCIMRNLSYHVHKEVPGADRYQEAEPGIPGSTTSQRRRKDDASCFGGKKAKEEWFHQGKKDAEMDRNFDTLDLPKRTEAAKGFELLYQPEVVRLYLSLLTESRNFNTLEAAAGALQNLSAGNWTWATYIRATVRKERGLPVLVELLQSETDKVVRAVAIALRNLSLDQRNKDLIGSYAMTELVRNVRNAQAPAHPSAHLEEDTVVAVLNTIHEIVSDSLDNARSLLQARGVPALVALVASSQSVREAKAASHVLQTVWSYKELRGALQRDGWTKSRFQSASTAKGPKGTPSSGGFDDSTLPLVDKSLDGEKSNTRDVIPMDTLGPDGYATVDRRERRTLGSDSTGDTSEKELLRPDPGRKAPPPGPSRPSVRLVDAVGDTKPQPVDSWV comes from the exons ATGGAGGACTGCAACGTGCATTCGGCCGCCAGCATTTTGGCCTCGGTGAAGGAACAGGAGGCCCGTTTCGAGCGGCTGACACGGGCACTAGAACAAGAACGGCGCCATGTTGCCCTGCAGCTGGAGCGTGCCCAGCAGCCTGGCATGAGCAGTGGTGGTATGGTGGGCAGTGGGCAGCCCCTGCCAATGGCCTGGCAGCAGCTGGTTCTGCAG GAGCAGAGCCCGGGTAGCCAGGCATCGCTGGCCACGATGCCAGAGGCACCCGAGGTACTGGAGGAGACAGTGACTGTGGAGGAAGACCCTGGCACCCCCACCTCTCACGTGTCCATCGTCACATCAGAAGATGGTACAACCCGGCGGACTGAGACTAAG GTCACTAAGACGGTCAAGACTGTGACCACAAGGACAGTACGCCAGGTGCCTTTGGGCCCAGATGGACTCCCCTTGCTGGACGGCGGCCCTCCACTTGGCTCTTTTGCTGACGGGCCCCTGGACCGGCATTACCTActtcgtggtggtggtggtccagCAGCCACACTCTCCCGAACCTACCACAGCAGTGGAGGTGGCTTTCCCGATGGCCCCGAGTCCCGTGATATTCCAAGCTATGGCAGCTTGTCCCGAGGGCTCGGGGTACGGCCACCACGTACTGGCCTCCTGGGCCCAGGACCTGGTGATGGCTGTTTCACACTGCCTGGCCGCCGAGAAGCCTTCCCCATGGGCTCTGAATCCGGACCACCAAGCGGCCGCTCTCTGCCTGAGCATTTCCAAGCTGAACCATATGGCCTGGAGGATGATACACGGAGCCTGGCTGCGGATGATGAGGGTGGCCCCGACCTGGAGCCTGACTATAGCACGGCAACCCGGAGAAGACCTGAGTACGGGCGGGGCCTTCGTGCCAG GGCCTTTGAAGACACAGCAGATGATGCTGGTGAGCTGATAGAAGAGCGTCCCCCATTTCCAGCAGCAACAGCCCCTCTGGCCCAGCCTGAGAGGGGCAGCCTGGGCAGCTTGGACCGAGTAGTGCGGCGCTCACCTTCAGTGGATAGCACCCGCAAGGAGCCACGCTGGCGGGACCCCGAGCTGCCAGAGGTGTTGGCCATGCTGCGGCACCCTGTGGACCCTGTGAAAGCCAATGCTGCAGCCTACCTGCAGCACCTCTGCTTTGAGAACGAGGGTATTAAGCGGCGAGTGCGGCAGCTGCGTGGGCTCCCCCTGCTTGTGGCATTACTAGATCACCCTCGGGCTGAGGTGCGGCGCCGGGCCTGTGGGGCACTGCGCAACCTCTCCTATGGCCGGGATACTGACAACAAGGCCGCCATCCGGGACTGCGGGGGCGTGCCAGCCCTGGTGCGCCTACTGCGGGCGGCCCGTGACAATGAGGTCCGTGAGCTGGTCACTG GCACACTCTGGAACCTGTCATCCTACGAGCCCCTGAAGATGGTCATCATTGACCACGGCTTACAGACTCTGACCCATGAGGTCATCGTGCCCCATTCCGGCTGGGAGCGAGAGCCTAACGAAGACTCGAAGCCCCGGGATGCCGAGTGGACAACAGTCTTCAAGAACACATCAGGCTGCCTGAG GAATGTGAGCTCAGATGGTGCAGAGGCCCGGCGGCGACTCCGTGAGTGCGAAGGGCTGGTGGACGCTCTCCTACATGCCCTGCAGTCAGCTGTGGGCAGGAAAGACACAGATAATAAG TCAGTAGAGAACTGTGTGTGCATCATGCGGAACCTGTCCTACCACGTGCACAAAGAAGTTCCAGGGGCTGACAGGTACCAGGAGGCAGAGCCTGGGATCCCGGGCAGCACAACCTCCCAGCGACGGAGGAAGGATGACGCCAGCTGCTTTGGTGGCAAGAAAGCaaaag AGGAGTGGTTCCATCAAG GGAAGAAGGATGCAGAGATGGACCGGAACTTTGACACACTGGACCTGCCTAAACGAACGGAGGCTGCAAAAG GCTTCGAGCTGCTGTACCAGCCGGAGGTGGTACGTCTCTACCTCTCACTCCTTACGGAGAGCCGGAACTTCAACACCCTGGAAGCTGCAGCCGGTGCCCTGCAAAACCTCAGTGCTGGCAACTGGACG TGGGCCACGTACATCCGTGCCACAGTGCGCAAGGAACGTGGGCTGCCAGTACTGGTGGAACTGCTACAGTCTGAGACCGACAAGGTGGTGCGCGCTGTAGCCATCGCGCTGCGCAACCTCTCACTAGACCAGCGGAACAAAGACCTCATCG GGAGCTATGCCATGACAGAGCTGGTTCGGAATGTTCGCAATGCACAGGCTCCCGCTCACCCCAGTGCCCACCTGGAGGAGGATACTGTGGTTGCCGTGCTCAACACCATCCATGAGATCGTGTCCGACAGCCTGGACAATGCTCGCTCCCTCCTGCAGGCCCGTGGTGTGCCTGCCCTGGTAGCACTTGTGGCCTCCAG ccagTCAGTGCGGGAGGCCAAGGCAGCATCACACGTGCTACAGACTGTATGGAGCTACAAGGAGCTGCGTGGAGCCCTGCAGAGGGATGGCTGGACGAAGTCACGCTTCCAG TCTGCTAGCACTGCCAAAGGACCCAAAGGGACACCAAGTTCTGGCGGCTTTGATGACAGCACACTGCCACTGGTAGACAAGAGCCTTG ATGGGGAGAAGTCAAACACCCGGGATGTGATCCCCATGGATACCCTTGGTCCAG ATGGTTACGCCACAGTTGACCGGAGGGAGAGGAGGACACTGGGCAGTGACTCCACAGGGGACACCTCTGAGAAAGAACTATTGAGA CCCGATCCTGGCAGGAAGGCCCCTCCGCCTGGGCCCAGCAGGCCCTCGGTCAGGCTGGTGGACGCCGTGGGGGACACTAAGCCTCAGCCTGTTGACTCCTGGGTCTAG
- the Arvcf gene encoding armadillo repeat protein deleted in velo-cardio-facial syndrome homolog isoform 3 (isoform 3 is encoded by transcript variant 5) — translation MPAELRQEQSPGSQASLATMPEAPEVLEETVTVEEDPGTPTSHVSIVTSEDGTTRRTETKVTKTVKTVTTRTVRQVPLGPDGLPLLDGGPPLGSFADGPLDRHYLLRGGGGPAATLSRTYHSSGGGFPDGPESRDIPSYGSLSRGLGVRPPRTGLLGPGPGDGCFTLPGRREAFPMGSESGPPSGRSLPEHFQAEPYGLEDDTRSLAADDEGGPDLEPDYSTATRRRPEYGRGLRARAFEDTADDAGELIEERPPFPAATAPLAQPERGSLGSLDRVVRRSPSVDSTRKEPRWRDPELPEVLAMLRHPVDPVKANAAAYLQHLCFENEGIKRRVRQLRGLPLLVALLDHPRAEVRRRACGALRNLSYGRDTDNKAAIRDCGGVPALVRLLRAARDNEVRELVTGTLWNLSSYEPLKMVIIDHGLQTLTHEVIVPHSGWEREPNEDSKPRDAEWTTVFKNTSGCLRNVSSDGAEARRRLRECEGLVDALLHALQSAVGRKDTDNKSVENCVCIMRNLSYHVHKEVPGADRYQEAEPGIPGSTTSQRRRKDDASCFGGKKAKEEWFHQGKKDAEMDRNFDTLDLPKRTEAAKGFELLYQPEVVRLYLSLLTESRNFNTLEAAAGALQNLSAGNWTWATYIRATVRKERGLPVLVELLQSETDKVVRAVAIALRNLSLDQRNKDLIGSYAMTELVRNVRNAQAPAHPSAHLEEDTVVAVLNTIHEIVSDSLDNARSLLQARGVPALVALVASSQSVREAKAASHVLQTVWSYKELRGALQRDGWTKSRFQSASTAKGPKGTPSSGGFDDSTLPLVDKSLDGEKSNTRDVIPMDTLGPDGYATVDRRERRTLGSDSTGDTSEKELLRPDPGRKAPPPGPSRPSVRLVDAVGDTKPQPVDSWV, via the exons ATGCCGGCCGAACTCAGACAG GAGCAGAGCCCGGGTAGCCAGGCATCGCTGGCCACGATGCCAGAGGCACCCGAGGTACTGGAGGAGACAGTGACTGTGGAGGAAGACCCTGGCACCCCCACCTCTCACGTGTCCATCGTCACATCAGAAGATGGTACAACCCGGCGGACTGAGACTAAG GTCACTAAGACGGTCAAGACTGTGACCACAAGGACAGTACGCCAGGTGCCTTTGGGCCCAGATGGACTCCCCTTGCTGGACGGCGGCCCTCCACTTGGCTCTTTTGCTGACGGGCCCCTGGACCGGCATTACCTActtcgtggtggtggtggtccagCAGCCACACTCTCCCGAACCTACCACAGCAGTGGAGGTGGCTTTCCCGATGGCCCCGAGTCCCGTGATATTCCAAGCTATGGCAGCTTGTCCCGAGGGCTCGGGGTACGGCCACCACGTACTGGCCTCCTGGGCCCAGGACCTGGTGATGGCTGTTTCACACTGCCTGGCCGCCGAGAAGCCTTCCCCATGGGCTCTGAATCCGGACCACCAAGCGGCCGCTCTCTGCCTGAGCATTTCCAAGCTGAACCATATGGCCTGGAGGATGATACACGGAGCCTGGCTGCGGATGATGAGGGTGGCCCCGACCTGGAGCCTGACTATAGCACGGCAACCCGGAGAAGACCTGAGTACGGGCGGGGCCTTCGTGCCAG GGCCTTTGAAGACACAGCAGATGATGCTGGTGAGCTGATAGAAGAGCGTCCCCCATTTCCAGCAGCAACAGCCCCTCTGGCCCAGCCTGAGAGGGGCAGCCTGGGCAGCTTGGACCGAGTAGTGCGGCGCTCACCTTCAGTGGATAGCACCCGCAAGGAGCCACGCTGGCGGGACCCCGAGCTGCCAGAGGTGTTGGCCATGCTGCGGCACCCTGTGGACCCTGTGAAAGCCAATGCTGCAGCCTACCTGCAGCACCTCTGCTTTGAGAACGAGGGTATTAAGCGGCGAGTGCGGCAGCTGCGTGGGCTCCCCCTGCTTGTGGCATTACTAGATCACCCTCGGGCTGAGGTGCGGCGCCGGGCCTGTGGGGCACTGCGCAACCTCTCCTATGGCCGGGATACTGACAACAAGGCCGCCATCCGGGACTGCGGGGGCGTGCCAGCCCTGGTGCGCCTACTGCGGGCGGCCCGTGACAATGAGGTCCGTGAGCTGGTCACTG GCACACTCTGGAACCTGTCATCCTACGAGCCCCTGAAGATGGTCATCATTGACCACGGCTTACAGACTCTGACCCATGAGGTCATCGTGCCCCATTCCGGCTGGGAGCGAGAGCCTAACGAAGACTCGAAGCCCCGGGATGCCGAGTGGACAACAGTCTTCAAGAACACATCAGGCTGCCTGAG GAATGTGAGCTCAGATGGTGCAGAGGCCCGGCGGCGACTCCGTGAGTGCGAAGGGCTGGTGGACGCTCTCCTACATGCCCTGCAGTCAGCTGTGGGCAGGAAAGACACAGATAATAAG TCAGTAGAGAACTGTGTGTGCATCATGCGGAACCTGTCCTACCACGTGCACAAAGAAGTTCCAGGGGCTGACAGGTACCAGGAGGCAGAGCCTGGGATCCCGGGCAGCACAACCTCCCAGCGACGGAGGAAGGATGACGCCAGCTGCTTTGGTGGCAAGAAAGCaaaag AGGAGTGGTTCCATCAAG GGAAGAAGGATGCAGAGATGGACCGGAACTTTGACACACTGGACCTGCCTAAACGAACGGAGGCTGCAAAAG GCTTCGAGCTGCTGTACCAGCCGGAGGTGGTACGTCTCTACCTCTCACTCCTTACGGAGAGCCGGAACTTCAACACCCTGGAAGCTGCAGCCGGTGCCCTGCAAAACCTCAGTGCTGGCAACTGGACG TGGGCCACGTACATCCGTGCCACAGTGCGCAAGGAACGTGGGCTGCCAGTACTGGTGGAACTGCTACAGTCTGAGACCGACAAGGTGGTGCGCGCTGTAGCCATCGCGCTGCGCAACCTCTCACTAGACCAGCGGAACAAAGACCTCATCG GGAGCTATGCCATGACAGAGCTGGTTCGGAATGTTCGCAATGCACAGGCTCCCGCTCACCCCAGTGCCCACCTGGAGGAGGATACTGTGGTTGCCGTGCTCAACACCATCCATGAGATCGTGTCCGACAGCCTGGACAATGCTCGCTCCCTCCTGCAGGCCCGTGGTGTGCCTGCCCTGGTAGCACTTGTGGCCTCCAG ccagTCAGTGCGGGAGGCCAAGGCAGCATCACACGTGCTACAGACTGTATGGAGCTACAAGGAGCTGCGTGGAGCCCTGCAGAGGGATGGCTGGACGAAGTCACGCTTCCAG TCTGCTAGCACTGCCAAAGGACCCAAAGGGACACCAAGTTCTGGCGGCTTTGATGACAGCACACTGCCACTGGTAGACAAGAGCCTTG ATGGGGAGAAGTCAAACACCCGGGATGTGATCCCCATGGATACCCTTGGTCCAG ATGGTTACGCCACAGTTGACCGGAGGGAGAGGAGGACACTGGGCAGTGACTCCACAGGGGACACCTCTGAGAAAGAACTATTGAGA CCCGATCCTGGCAGGAAGGCCCCTCCGCCTGGGCCCAGCAGGCCCTCGGTCAGGCTGGTGGACGCCGTGGGGGACACTAAGCCTCAGCCTGTTGACTCCTGGGTCTAG